From Calothrix sp. PCC 6303, a single genomic window includes:
- a CDS encoding Crp/Fnr family transcriptional regulator, translated as MLTQDFTQVTLILRSLIDLPDDEAIKAIKLFQTSLLKRGEFFVRAGEMPKTIGIIMSGILRLYYVDSDGNEYSKSFCTENSFVAAYSALLLQQPSRLFIQALEDTKLMIADYAVFRELSTMHPCWQSLNSKIAEFLFIKKEKRESSLLLDDATTRYLNFQAEYPGLETRIKQHHIASYLGITPVTLSRIRAQLRYSTGVATRSR; from the coding sequence ATGTTGACTCAAGATTTTACCCAAGTAACCCTCATCCTGCGATCGCTGATCGATCTACCAGACGACGAAGCGATCAAAGCAATAAAATTATTTCAAACTTCCTTATTGAAACGGGGTGAGTTTTTTGTGCGTGCAGGTGAGATGCCCAAAACCATCGGGATTATTATGTCAGGTATTCTGCGCTTATATTATGTTGATTCGGACGGCAACGAATACTCGAAATCATTCTGCACTGAAAATAGTTTTGTCGCAGCCTATAGTGCTTTGCTATTGCAGCAGCCCTCACGACTGTTTATTCAGGCATTGGAAGATACAAAATTAATGATTGCCGATTATGCTGTCTTTCGAGAACTGTCAACAATGCATCCCTGTTGGCAAAGCCTGAATTCCAAAATTGCAGAATTTTTATTCATTAAGAAAGAAAAGCGGGAAAGTTCCTTGCTCTTAGATGATGCGACAACGCGCTATTTAAATTTTCAAGCAGAATATCCTGGCTTGGAAACACGTATCAAACAACATCATATTGCGTCCTATCTCGGTATTACCCCTGTCACCTTAAGCCGCATTCGTGCCCAACTGCGATACTCCACAGGAGTCGCTACGCGATCGCGTTAA
- a CDS encoding SDR family oxidoreductase, with protein MKTNHNTVLITGGTSGIGLALAQRFLRERNSVIVTGTNAEKAQAVRHQLPALIVELADMRDRQALEKLVYNYPDVNILINNAGVQYNYDFADPAIAVEKITDELDINLLSPLYLTKLFLPQLLSHSTAAIINVSSGLGIVPKQSAPIYCASKAALHSFSKTLRWQLETTSVRVFEIIPPIVDTAMTQGRGRGKITPEALVEEFWRDFSRDFPEIRIGKTKLLFVLQRLMPTLAERIMRPGL; from the coding sequence GTGAAGACAAACCATAACACGGTTTTGATTACAGGTGGGACATCTGGCATCGGTCTGGCTTTGGCGCAACGGTTTCTTCGAGAAAGAAATAGCGTGATTGTGACAGGCACCAATGCTGAAAAAGCGCAAGCTGTGAGACATCAACTGCCAGCCTTGATCGTTGAACTTGCTGATATGCGCGATCGCCAAGCCCTCGAAAAACTTGTCTACAATTACCCTGATGTGAACATTCTGATCAATAATGCAGGCGTTCAGTATAACTATGATTTCGCCGATCCAGCGATCGCAGTTGAGAAAATCACCGACGAACTCGACATTAACTTACTCAGTCCGCTATATCTAACCAAACTTTTTCTGCCACAGCTTTTGAGTCATTCTACAGCAGCGATTATTAACGTTTCGTCCGGGTTAGGAATTGTCCCCAAGCAAAGTGCCCCCATCTATTGCGCCAGTAAGGCTGCACTACACAGTTTTAGTAAAACCTTACGCTGGCAATTAGAAACAACGTCTGTACGAGTCTTTGAGATTATTCCGCCGATTGTAGATACGGCAATGACTCAAGGAAGAGGACGGGGAAAGATTACACCAGAAGCATTAGTTGAAGAATTTTGGCGGGATTTTAGCCGCGATTTCCCTGAGATACGCATTGGTAAAACCAAATTACTGTTTGTCCTTCAGAGACTGATGCCAACACTCGCAGAACGTATCATGCGTCCTGGGCTTTAA